From one Pseudomonas fluorescens genomic stretch:
- a CDS encoding HupE/UreJ family protein, protein MKKLITLTLLLVALPALAHPGHDANPLQDGLLHPLTGLDHLLMLLGTGVLAALTGRTLVLPLLTLGAMFGGALLGHLFGGVIGMEQMIIGSLLVAAAALLLPSRQLLLALAMPLFALFHGWAHGVEASPGAFWVFSAGFVTVSGLLLLAGFAVGCLVRRHQGLQKAFGGGLLAGAALVLAG, encoded by the coding sequence ATGAAAAAGCTCATTACCCTCACACTGCTGCTGGTTGCGCTTCCGGCCTTGGCCCACCCCGGCCATGACGCCAACCCGCTGCAGGACGGTTTGCTGCACCCGCTGACCGGCCTCGATCACTTGCTCATGCTGCTTGGCACCGGTGTGCTCGCGGCCCTGACCGGGCGTACCCTGGTGCTGCCATTGCTGACCTTGGGCGCGATGTTCGGCGGCGCGCTGCTGGGCCACCTGTTCGGCGGGGTGATCGGCATGGAACAGATGATCATCGGCTCGCTGCTGGTGGCCGCCGCCGCGCTGCTGTTGCCCAGCCGCCAGCTGTTGCTGGCCCTGGCCATGCCGCTGTTTGCGCTGTTCCACGGTTGGGCCCACGGCGTTGAAGCCAGCCCGGGCGCGTTCTGGGTATTCAGTGCAGGTTTCGTCACCGTCAGTGGCCTGCTGTTGCTGGCAGGCTTTGCCGTCGGTTGCCTGGTGCGTCGGCACCAGGGCTTGCAGAAAGCCTTCGGTGGCGGCCTGTTGGCCGGCGCCGCGCTGGTGCTGGCGGGCTGA
- a CDS encoding urease accessory protein UreF produces MSRDLKLLRLLQLASPSLPVGGFTYSQGLEWAVEAGWVQGAEGFRAWQRQQIDDTLCRLDWPLLARLYQACLEDDAEAFARWSRFLLANRETAELRLEERQRGMALTRLLDGWQLGQAPEWRASLELSQLGGMAWLAVHWGIPLADLALAHGYAWLEGAVMAGVKLVPFGQQAAQTLLRDLSVALPAVLATALALDDDQLGGGLPLLAIASARHETQYTRLFRS; encoded by the coding sequence ATGAGTCGCGACCTGAAACTGCTGCGTTTGCTGCAACTGGCCAGCCCGAGCCTGCCGGTGGGTGGTTTCACCTATTCGCAAGGGCTGGAGTGGGCGGTGGAGGCCGGCTGGGTGCAGGGCGCCGAAGGCTTTCGCGCCTGGCAACGCCAGCAGATCGACGACACCCTGTGCCGCCTCGACTGGCCGTTGCTGGCGCGGCTGTACCAGGCCTGCCTGGAGGATGACGCCGAGGCGTTTGCGCGCTGGAGCCGGTTTTTGCTGGCCAACCGCGAAACCGCCGAACTGCGCCTGGAAGAACGCCAGCGCGGCATGGCCCTGACCCGGTTGCTCGACGGCTGGCAACTGGGCCAGGCGCCCGAATGGCGCGCCTCGCTTGAGCTCAGCCAGCTCGGTGGCATGGCCTGGCTGGCGGTGCACTGGGGTATCCCGCTGGCTGATCTGGCCCTCGCGCACGGCTATGCCTGGCTTGAAGGCGCGGTGATGGCCGGGGTCAAGCTGGTGCCGTTCGGCCAGCAAGCGGCGCAGACCCTGCTGCGTGACTTGAGCGTAGCCTTGCCCGCTGTCCTGGCAACTGCCCTGGCCCTTGACGATGACCAGCTCGGCGGCGGCCTGCCGTTGCTGGCGATCGCTTCGGCGCGCCACGAAACCCAATACACCCGATTGTTCCGATCCTGA
- the ureG gene encoding urease accessory protein UreG: MQSYQQPLRVGVGGPVGSGKTALLEALCKAMRDHYEIAVVTNDIYTKEDQRILTEAGALAPERIVGVETGGCPHTAIREDASMNLAAVEELARTFGNLEVIFVESGGDNLSATFSPELADLTVYVIDVAEGEKIPRKGGPGITKSDFLVINKIDLAPYVGASLQVMEKDTQRMRPERPWTFTNLKTGQGLQRVIDFIVERGMLKVR; encoded by the coding sequence ATGCAAAGCTATCAGCAACCCCTGCGCGTTGGTGTCGGCGGCCCGGTCGGCTCCGGCAAGACCGCGCTGCTCGAAGCGCTGTGCAAGGCCATGCGCGACCATTATGAAATCGCCGTGGTGACCAACGACATCTACACCAAGGAAGACCAGCGCATCCTCACCGAAGCTGGCGCCCTGGCCCCCGAGCGCATCGTCGGGGTGGAAACCGGCGGTTGCCCGCATACCGCGATCCGCGAAGATGCCTCGATGAACCTGGCAGCGGTGGAAGAACTGGCGCGCACGTTCGGCAACCTCGAAGTGATTTTCGTCGAGAGCGGCGGCGACAACCTCAGCGCCACGTTCAGCCCGGAACTGGCCGACCTCACCGTCTACGTGATCGACGTTGCCGAGGGCGAGAAAATTCCGCGCAAGGGCGGGCCGGGCATTACCAAGTCGGATTTTCTGGTGATCAACAAGATCGACCTGGCGCCTTACGTCGGTGCTTCGCTGCAGGTGATGGAAAAGGACACCCAGCGCATGCGCCCGGAACGGCCCTGGACCTTCACCAACCTCAAGACCGGGCAGGGCTTGCAGCGGGTGATCGATTTCATTGTCGAGCGGGGGATGCTCAAGGTGCGGTGA
- the mddA gene encoding methanethiol S-methyltransferase: MDETSLLRKCLGLLYSLVCYLFSMLVLVYFVGFIGPPQVLKDINSGPSTAWYFAVAIDVLLISLFALQHSGMARKGFKRFWLQWVPAPIERATYVLFSSLALSLMFLLWQPIPLTLWDVQAQPAQGLINGLYWLGWIIVLLATFLLSHFELFGLKQALDPFRPHRAEAFAFKTPWLYQLVRHPLYLGFVMTFWATPHMTVGHLLFATVSTLYILIGTLLEEKDLHQLFGEQYRQYQRRVGMLLPFWGRK; encoded by the coding sequence ATGGACGAGACATCCCTGCTGCGCAAATGCCTCGGTTTGCTCTATAGCCTGGTCTGTTACCTGTTTTCCATGCTGGTGCTGGTGTACTTCGTGGGCTTTATCGGCCCCCCGCAGGTTCTCAAGGACATCAACTCAGGGCCGTCGACCGCGTGGTACTTCGCGGTGGCGATCGACGTGCTGCTGATCAGCCTGTTCGCCCTGCAGCACAGCGGCATGGCGCGCAAGGGCTTCAAGCGGTTCTGGTTGCAGTGGGTACCGGCGCCAATCGAAAGGGCCACCTACGTGCTGTTCAGCAGCCTGGCGCTGAGCCTGATGTTCCTGCTCTGGCAGCCCATCCCGCTAACCTTGTGGGATGTCCAGGCCCAACCTGCCCAGGGGCTGATCAACGGCCTTTACTGGCTGGGCTGGATCATCGTCCTGCTGGCCACCTTCCTCCTCAGTCACTTCGAACTGTTCGGCCTCAAGCAGGCCCTGGACCCTTTTCGCCCGCACCGCGCAGAAGCCTTCGCCTTCAAGACACCCTGGCTGTACCAGCTGGTGCGCCACCCGCTGTACCTGGGGTTTGTCATGACCTTCTGGGCGACGCCGCACATGACCGTCGGGCATCTGCTGTTTGCCACGGTCAGCACCTTGTACATCCTGATCGGCACGCTGCTGGAGGAGAAGGATTTGCACCAGCTGTTTGGCGAGCAGTATCGGCAGTATCAGCGGCGGGTGGGGATGTTGTTGCCGTTCTGGGGGCGTAAATAA
- a CDS encoding DUF2199 domain-containing protein, whose translation MMCSQCGKDHADDLGELAFRRPDALFALSAEERESKVRESNDWCVIAGERFFLRALLPLAVAQLDDSYCIGIWVELQPRDFERVCELWSDEQQAAEPPFAVRLANSIANLPETVGLEGLLQLSGPTSRPSVTLTASSHPLAMEQANGISLHRAHEYSVVFA comes from the coding sequence ATGATGTGCAGTCAGTGCGGCAAGGACCACGCCGATGACCTGGGTGAACTGGCATTCCGGCGTCCGGATGCGTTGTTCGCACTTAGCGCCGAGGAGCGTGAGAGCAAGGTCAGGGAAAGCAACGACTGGTGTGTGATCGCCGGCGAGCGGTTTTTCTTGCGCGCGCTGTTGCCGCTGGCCGTGGCGCAACTGGACGATAGCTACTGCATCGGTATCTGGGTCGAGCTGCAGCCGAGGGATTTCGAGCGGGTTTGCGAGCTCTGGAGCGATGAGCAGCAGGCCGCCGAGCCGCCGTTTGCCGTACGCCTGGCCAACAGCATTGCCAACCTGCCAGAAACCGTCGGGCTTGAAGGCCTGCTGCAATTGAGCGGGCCGACGTCGCGCCCCAGCGTGACCCTGACCGCCAGCAGCCACCCGTTGGCGATGGAACAGGCCAACGGGATTTCCCTGCACCGCGCGCATGAGTACAGCGTGGTATTTGCCTGA